One window from the genome of Corynebacterium sp. SCR221107 encodes:
- the trmD gene encoding tRNA (guanosine(37)-N1)-methyltransferase TrmD, with protein sequence MLRLDVVTIFPEYLDPLRHALLGKAIEKGIIDVGVHDLRQWATGVHQAVDDSPYGGGPGMVMKPDVWGPALDDVAAGTGPVAATASLQSAEKHRNAPRHDDLVGADFDGYAGRDVRDGEDPTWPLLIVPTPAGTPFTQTDARTWSNEDHIAFACGRYEGIDDRVVQDARNRYRVREVSIGDYVLIGGEVAVLVIAEAVIRLIPGVLGNSHSHEDDSFSNGLLEGPSYTKPRSWRGLDVPEVLFSGNHARIERWRRDQALRKTNAVRPELLERVQLDSNDRAVLEGDTNA encoded by the coding sequence ATGCTACGACTCGATGTCGTTACGATCTTTCCCGAATACCTTGACCCGCTGCGGCATGCCCTTTTGGGTAAGGCCATCGAGAAAGGGATCATCGACGTCGGCGTGCACGACCTGCGTCAGTGGGCCACCGGCGTCCACCAAGCCGTCGACGATTCCCCCTATGGCGGTGGGCCCGGCATGGTGATGAAACCGGATGTGTGGGGGCCAGCGCTTGACGACGTCGCAGCGGGCACGGGGCCGGTCGCTGCAACCGCGTCGCTGCAGTCCGCCGAAAAACACCGCAACGCCCCGCGTCATGACGACCTCGTCGGCGCGGACTTTGATGGCTACGCCGGGCGTGATGTGCGCGATGGGGAAGACCCCACGTGGCCGTTGCTGATCGTGCCCACCCCCGCCGGCACGCCTTTCACGCAGACCGATGCGCGTACGTGGTCGAACGAAGACCATATCGCGTTTGCCTGTGGTCGCTACGAAGGCATCGATGACAGAGTGGTGCAAGACGCCCGCAACCGCTACCGAGTCAGGGAAGTATCGATCGGCGACTACGTGCTCATCGGAGGGGAAGTAGCGGTATTGGTGATCGCGGAGGCAGTTATCAGGCTCATCCCCGGCGTGCTCGGCAATAGTCACAGCCACGAGGATGACAGCTTCTCCAACGGGCTGCTCGAAGGCCCCAGCTACACGAAGCCACGCTCGTGGCGAGGGCTGGACGTGCCGGAGGTGTTGTTCTCGGGAAACCATGCGCGGATCGAGCGCTGGCGTCGCGATCAGGCCTTGCGCAAGACCAACGCCGTCCGACCTGAGTTGCTCGAGCGCGTCCAACTCGACTCAAACGATCGCGCGGTACTCGAAGGAGACACCAATGCGTGA
- the rimM gene encoding ribosome maturation factor RimM (Essential for efficient processing of 16S rRNA): MELMIGRVVKSHGIKGEVAVEVTTDEPEIRYAVGEILYGNQGKKEHQLTIQTVRAHQGRLLIKFEEIPDRTAADTLRGTKFFAPPLESDEGEEGFYDYELEGLKVMLDGDIIGTVTGVMHGPAGEILEVELCGGKQALVPFVHEIVPEVDLDAGTCTITPPDGLLDL; this comes from the coding sequence ATGGAATTAATGATTGGACGGGTGGTGAAATCCCACGGCATCAAAGGGGAAGTCGCGGTAGAAGTCACCACCGATGAGCCGGAGATTCGATACGCAGTCGGCGAGATTCTGTACGGTAACCAAGGCAAAAAGGAACACCAACTGACCATCCAAACGGTGCGTGCCCACCAAGGACGCCTTTTGATCAAATTTGAAGAGATCCCCGACCGCACCGCGGCCGACACCTTACGCGGCACGAAGTTTTTCGCCCCACCACTAGAAAGCGATGAGGGCGAAGAGGGCTTCTACGACTACGAACTCGAGGGGCTGAAGGTGATGCTCGACGGAGACATCATTGGCACCGTCACCGGGGTCATGCACGGTCCGGCAGGCGAAATCCTCGAGGTGGAGCTTTGCGGTGGAAAGCAAGCGCTTGTGCCTTTCGTCCACGAGATTGTCCCCGAGGTTGACCTCGATGCCGGCACCTGCACGATCACCCCGCCGGATGGCTTGCTAGACCTCTAG
- the panC gene encoding pantoate--beta-alanine ligase translates to MTNKTPSTTPTVLTTVGELRAALVEASNHRMRPVVLVPTMGALHDGHLSLVKRAQAVDGAVVVVSIFVNPLQFAAGEDLDAYPRTLAADVEKLAEVGADFVFAPNAATMYPAGPRTVVQPGPVGAILEGKTRPTHFAGVLTVVNKLFNITKATHAVFGEKDYQQLLIIRQMVEDNNLDIVIIGAPIVREASGLAKSSRNAYLTPDQADLAAALSASLRAGAALSGVQLADAGRVVAAARAVIDAQPDIDLDYLELRSADLGQPTVGENRLLVAARVGNTRLIDNCAVELS, encoded by the coding sequence ATGACGAATAAAACTCCTTCTACGACACCCACCGTCCTGACCACTGTTGGTGAGCTCCGCGCAGCACTCGTTGAGGCGAGTAACCACCGCATGCGTCCCGTGGTCCTGGTTCCCACCATGGGTGCGCTTCACGACGGGCATCTGTCGTTGGTCAAGCGGGCGCAAGCCGTCGACGGCGCCGTGGTCGTCGTCAGCATCTTTGTCAATCCGCTGCAATTTGCCGCCGGCGAAGACCTTGACGCTTATCCACGCACTCTGGCCGCGGACGTGGAAAAGCTTGCGGAGGTCGGAGCCGACTTCGTCTTTGCTCCCAACGCCGCCACGATGTATCCGGCCGGACCGCGCACCGTCGTCCAACCAGGCCCTGTCGGAGCCATCTTGGAGGGTAAAACACGCCCGACGCACTTCGCCGGCGTCCTGACCGTGGTCAACAAGCTGTTTAACATCACCAAGGCCACCCACGCGGTGTTCGGGGAAAAGGACTATCAGCAACTGTTGATCATCAGGCAGATGGTGGAAGACAACAACCTCGACATCGTGATCATCGGTGCGCCTATCGTTCGTGAAGCCTCAGGGCTCGCGAAGTCCTCGCGCAACGCCTATCTCACGCCCGATCAGGCTGACCTTGCCGCTGCCTTGTCTGCGTCCTTGCGCGCCGGGGCAGCGCTTTCCGGGGTGCAGCTTGCCGACGCCGGCCGCGTTGTCGCTGCAGCGCGCGCCGTCATCGATGCGCAGCCAGACATCGATCTGGACTACCTCGAGTTGCGCAGCGCTGACCTGGGGCAGCCAACCGTGGGGGAGAACCGACTTTTGGTGGCTGCTCGCGTTGGGAACACGCGCTTGATTGACAACTGCGCGGTCGAGCTTTCCTGA
- a CDS encoding HNH endonuclease signature motif containing protein: MNIGFRITSDDSAEARFRRNTNLRILEDLLPAVAQRWRSGETVEKITIGLAQALSQKRDTVRYLVQGLVMLCQLPATLAAAREALVLDEPRIAALGRRLKQVTDSDVLSLIDDDIAAIITPGLASQELILPAAFSQRIGNILDRHNIRAEKSKPATPRGSARIDENNDYCFSFAVDRVQGAKLIAVIEEIKKEHGCELGEALALIVGKQTAGTQATLNLYLDVTGKVYLRGVGWLRPEELAGVELADLSMLNPASFTGNWHAARKYRIPKKLRELVKARDGGCRAPGCTASIDCCQIDHVIPFSKGGTTSLDNLHALCPHCHDQKTNGVFEVSMAPNGIDTWTLPDGTIERTLPKGPWAEIMMAEATAISPTQKIPTRPTYAGLKARKAKAAARAAGKRTKRRQNAGENPSSQRAAA, encoded by the coding sequence ATGAACATCGGTTTTCGCATCACCAGTGATGACTCCGCAGAGGCGAGGTTTCGCCGAAATACGAATCTTCGGATTCTGGAAGATTTGCTTCCTGCCGTGGCACAACGGTGGCGCAGTGGCGAAACCGTGGAGAAAATCACCATTGGGTTGGCCCAGGCCTTGTCCCAAAAGCGAGACACGGTGCGCTATTTGGTGCAAGGCCTGGTTATGTTGTGCCAACTGCCTGCGACTCTTGCGGCTGCCCGCGAGGCGCTCGTGTTGGACGAACCACGAATTGCGGCCTTGGGCAGGCGCCTGAAGCAGGTTACCGATAGCGATGTGCTTTCGCTTATCGACGATGACATCGCCGCAATCATCACCCCTGGTCTTGCCAGTCAAGAGCTCATCTTGCCAGCCGCTTTTTCCCAGCGTATTGGCAATATTTTGGACAGACATAACATTAGGGCGGAAAAGTCGAAACCCGCCACCCCGCGCGGGTCGGCCCGCATCGATGAAAACAATGACTACTGCTTCTCCTTTGCAGTTGATCGTGTTCAAGGTGCAAAGCTCATCGCGGTGATCGAGGAGATTAAGAAGGAGCACGGTTGCGAATTGGGAGAGGCTTTGGCGTTGATCGTCGGAAAGCAAACGGCAGGAACCCAGGCGACGCTGAACCTTTATCTCGACGTCACCGGCAAAGTCTACCTGCGTGGCGTCGGCTGGCTGCGCCCCGAGGAACTTGCTGGCGTCGAGCTTGCCGACCTATCCATGCTCAACCCAGCAAGCTTCACCGGCAACTGGCATGCGGCCAGAAAATACCGCATCCCTAAAAAGCTTCGCGAGCTTGTCAAAGCCCGCGACGGAGGATGTCGAGCGCCGGGCTGCACTGCAAGCATCGACTGTTGCCAAATCGACCATGTTATTCCTTTTAGCAAGGGAGGAACGACAAGTCTAGATAACCTTCATGCCCTCTGCCCGCACTGCCATGACCAGAAAACCAACGGCGTATTTGAAGTCAGCATGGCGCCTAACGGAATCGACACCTGGACACTGCCCGACGGCACCATCGAGCGTACCCTTCCCAAAGGCCCTTGGGCTGAGATCATGATGGCGGAGGCCACGGCCATTTCTCCCACACAAAAAATCCCCACACGCCCAACCTATGCTGGCCTGAAAGCCCGCAAAGCGAAGGCGGCAGCCCGCGCCGCAGGAAAAAGGACCAAGCGCCGCCAGAATGCTGGCGAAAACCCATCATCTCAACGAGCAGCAGCCTAA
- a CDS encoding ThiF family adenylyltransferase, which produces MNNTNETVAEDVFELERVSRQLRLPGLDQQRLASARVVVIGAGGLGCPVLQALAAAGVRHLTVIDDDVVSISNLQRQFLYGASDVGKSKVAVAAEKLSNMQPGIKVDCHRVRLDATNALQLLDGHDVIVDCTDLFTSKYLIADAAEILRIPLVWGTVLAYEGSVAVFDTEVVGLRDLYPTAPDHLPTCAEAGVLGATTAVVGSLMASEAIKICAGLPSAIGRLITYDALAARFRNFALRREPGRKRATDLSHHWVPDLLLDVREANEREADIRFANSQHLPVGKQTEENITTVCQRYQNKTIGVYCASGARAAQFVATWSTFAARFGVSLVAI; this is translated from the coding sequence ATGAACAACACAAACGAAACCGTTGCCGAGGACGTATTTGAGCTCGAACGTGTTTCTCGACAGCTTCGGCTTCCTGGTCTCGATCAACAGCGCTTGGCGTCAGCGCGCGTTGTGGTCATCGGTGCCGGTGGACTTGGCTGCCCGGTGCTGCAGGCGCTAGCCGCGGCCGGTGTGCGACACCTCACTGTCATCGACGATGACGTGGTCTCAATTAGCAATCTCCAGCGTCAATTCCTTTATGGAGCAAGCGATGTCGGCAAGTCCAAAGTCGCCGTCGCTGCAGAAAAGCTCAGCAACATGCAGCCAGGTATCAAGGTCGACTGCCACCGTGTGCGCCTTGACGCCACCAACGCGCTACAGCTTCTCGACGGTCATGATGTCATCGTCGATTGCACCGACCTGTTTACCTCGAAGTATCTCATTGCTGACGCAGCAGAAATCCTCAGGATCCCACTGGTTTGGGGAACGGTGCTGGCTTACGAAGGCTCTGTTGCCGTCTTCGACACTGAGGTGGTAGGTCTGCGTGACCTTTATCCCACTGCTCCCGATCACTTGCCCACATGCGCGGAAGCAGGTGTATTGGGCGCGACGACTGCGGTCGTCGGCTCGCTTATGGCCTCCGAGGCGATCAAAATTTGCGCCGGGCTGCCGTCAGCCATCGGACGGTTGATAACTTACGACGCCCTTGCTGCACGATTTCGCAATTTTGCTTTACGACGGGAACCAGGCCGCAAACGTGCCACCGATCTTTCCCATCACTGGGTCCCCGATTTGCTTCTCGATGTCCGAGAAGCAAACGAGCGCGAAGCCGACATTCGTTTTGCCAACTCACAGCACTTGCCCGTCGGAAAGCAAACGGAAGAAAATATCACCACGGTGTGCCAGCGCTACCAGAACAAAACGATTGGGGTGTACTGCGCATCCGGTGCAAGAGCGGCACAATTCGTCGCCACGTGGAGCACATTCGCAGCACGTTTCGGGGTCAGCCTCGTAGCCATTTAA
- the panB gene encoding 3-methyl-2-oxobutanoate hydroxymethyltransferase has translation MSSPAPGYLTPAPKKIRISDLQKLKGHRPWAMLTAYDYASAKAFDDAGIECLLVGDSAANVVLGYETTTSITVEEMAMLGAAVVRGAEHALVIIDMPFGTYEASDEQAVTTATTLLRKTGAHMVKLEGGARIASRISALKDAGLAVCAHVGFTPQSVNNLGGFRVQGRDDSAQVLRDDVAAVVASGADMVVFEMVPAALAAEVTTNCPIPTVGIGAGAGTDAQVLVWHDMAAMYPQGHRPKFVETFGDVGVELRQAAQRYRKAVEEGTFPSAQHSFA, from the coding sequence ATGTCATCGCCTGCCCCCGGTTATCTCACACCTGCGCCCAAAAAGATTCGTATCAGCGATCTCCAAAAACTTAAAGGACACCGTCCCTGGGCCATGCTGACTGCTTATGATTACGCCAGCGCCAAAGCATTCGACGACGCGGGTATCGAATGTTTGCTCGTTGGCGACTCTGCTGCCAACGTCGTACTCGGTTACGAAACCACCACCAGCATCACCGTAGAGGAAATGGCTATGCTCGGCGCCGCTGTCGTACGCGGAGCTGAACATGCTCTCGTTATTATCGACATGCCCTTCGGCACCTACGAAGCATCGGATGAGCAAGCAGTTACAACCGCCACGACTTTGCTTCGCAAGACTGGCGCCCACATGGTCAAGCTCGAGGGAGGGGCACGCATCGCGTCTCGTATCTCCGCGCTGAAGGATGCTGGCCTGGCTGTGTGTGCGCACGTGGGATTCACGCCTCAATCCGTCAATAATCTCGGTGGATTTAGGGTTCAAGGACGCGATGACTCCGCTCAGGTACTTCGCGATGACGTCGCTGCCGTGGTCGCTTCTGGCGCAGACATGGTCGTTTTCGAAATGGTACCCGCCGCACTCGCCGCTGAAGTCACGACGAATTGCCCGATACCTACCGTAGGAATCGGGGCGGGCGCGGGAACTGACGCGCAAGTATTAGTGTGGCACGATATGGCTGCGATGTACCCTCAGGGTCATCGTCCGAAGTTTGTCGAGACGTTTGGCGATGTTGGGGTGGAATTACGCCAGGCTGCACAACGCTATCGGAAGGCAGTCGAGGAGGGGACCTTCCCTTCTGCACAGCACAGCTTTGCCTAG
- the thiS gene encoding sulfur carrier protein ThiS, with the protein MQLIVNGQQRETTATTVADLVGDITGSTTGAGIAVAIGDTVLPRSEWTRPLNDGDTVEILTAVQGG; encoded by the coding sequence ATGCAACTGATTGTTAACGGACAACAACGAGAAACTACCGCCACAACGGTAGCCGACCTCGTTGGTGACATCACCGGCTCGACCACGGGAGCAGGCATCGCCGTCGCCATCGGCGACACAGTCCTTCCCCGTTCCGAATGGACACGCCCGCTCAACGACGGCGACACCGTAGAAATCCTCACCGCCGTCCAAGGAGGTTAA
- a CDS encoding thiamine phosphate synthase codes for MSKPMGGIDYRCYFVTGTPLPHSPHSVVDTAVAAARGGAGVIQVRSKPITARDLYALSEEVANAVAAVNPNTRVLIDDRVDVALALRAHGVGIHGVHVGQDDLDVSDVRSLLGPDAIVGLTTGTLELVQAANRQAHYLDYLGCGPFRLTPTKDSGRPALGVSGYVPIVAASVLPVVAIGDVTVEDATQLAGTGVAGCAIVRGIMNASDPADYCARVLRAFDAGRTVRP; via the coding sequence ATGTCTAAGCCGATGGGCGGTATTGACTACCGCTGCTACTTCGTCACGGGAACTCCGCTGCCACATTCGCCGCATTCGGTGGTCGACACTGCAGTGGCCGCCGCACGTGGCGGTGCCGGGGTGATCCAGGTTCGGTCCAAACCGATCACCGCCCGCGACCTTTACGCGCTTTCGGAAGAGGTTGCCAACGCCGTTGCGGCAGTCAATCCCAACACGCGGGTGCTTATCGACGACCGCGTGGACGTCGCACTCGCATTACGTGCACACGGTGTTGGCATTCATGGGGTTCATGTCGGTCAGGACGACCTAGACGTCAGTGATGTGCGCAGCCTCCTCGGCCCCGACGCCATCGTGGGGCTGACGACCGGGACCTTGGAGCTTGTTCAGGCCGCCAACCGGCAGGCCCACTACCTCGATTACTTAGGCTGCGGACCGTTTCGGCTTACCCCGACGAAAGACTCAGGCCGACCAGCGCTTGGTGTTTCAGGCTATGTGCCCATCGTCGCGGCCTCCGTACTGCCTGTCGTTGCCATCGGCGACGTTACTGTCGAGGATGCCACGCAGCTTGCCGGCACAGGCGTTGCTGGGTGCGCCATCGTGCGTGGCATCATGAACGCCTCAGATCCCGCAGACTATTGCGCGCGAGTTCTTCGCGCCTTCGACGCGGGCCGGACAGTGCGACCGTAG
- a CDS encoding Tex family protein, giving the protein MIARTIASETSVKESQVAAALQLLEEGNTVPFIARYRKEATGGLDDTALRTIEERATYLTELAERKQTILAAIEEQGKLTVTLRALIEGCDTKARLEDLYLPYKKRRKTKADIAREAGLEPLLDALISNPSANPTELAAGYEKEGFEDTKKVLDGARAILIDRFALDADLVGEIRETMFETGSMGARVVEGKEREGAKFKDYFEFSEPFTTLPSHRILALLRGESEGVLHLDLDAGDETIYEHAIATRFDLDTSSSPWLADAVRWGWRTKLSISSGLDVRMRLKERAEEGALDVFARNLKDVLLAAPAGQRATIGLDPGYRNGVKCAVVDGTGKVLDTLIVYPHQPQNQWSQAVQALATACATHHVDLMAIGNGTASRETEKLAREVADLIKQAGGTRPTPVVVSESGASVYSASELAAREFPDMDVSLRGAVSIARRLQDPLAELVKIDPKSIGVGQYQHDVNQTKLARTLDAVVEDAVNAVGVDLNTASVPLLTRVAGITPTIAENIVEYRDEHGSFATRKQLLKVPRLGPKAFEQCAGFLRINGGDDPLDASAVHPEAYSVARRIATQTGKDFNSLIGNTAVLSKLQPSDFADGTFGVPTVKDIIGELEKPGRDPRPEFSTATFKDGVEKVSDLKPGMILEGTVTNVAAFGAFVDVGVHQDGLVHVSALSDGYVADPHSVVRSGQVVKVKVMDVDVERKRIGLSMRLGDEPGAPSARKNVGNGQQRGNKQRGEHGGGQTGNGRARRTSRDSVGGSGSLADALKKAGFGR; this is encoded by the coding sequence ATGATTGCTCGAACTATCGCTTCGGAAACATCGGTCAAAGAATCACAGGTGGCAGCCGCGCTTCAGCTTCTCGAAGAAGGCAACACTGTCCCGTTTATCGCCCGCTACCGCAAGGAAGCAACCGGCGGCCTCGATGACACCGCGCTGCGCACCATCGAGGAGCGAGCTACCTATCTCACCGAGTTAGCCGAGCGGAAGCAGACCATCCTCGCCGCCATCGAGGAGCAAGGCAAGCTCACCGTCACCCTCCGCGCGCTCATTGAAGGCTGCGACACCAAAGCACGTCTCGAAGACCTCTACCTCCCGTACAAAAAGCGTCGCAAGACCAAGGCGGACATCGCACGCGAGGCAGGTCTCGAACCGCTTCTCGACGCCCTCATCTCCAACCCCAGCGCCAATCCAACCGAACTTGCTGCCGGCTACGAAAAAGAGGGCTTCGAAGATACGAAAAAAGTCCTCGATGGAGCGCGCGCCATCCTCATCGACCGCTTCGCGCTCGACGCTGACCTCGTCGGTGAAATTCGCGAAACCATGTTTGAAACTGGCAGCATGGGGGCGCGCGTCGTAGAAGGAAAAGAACGCGAAGGTGCGAAATTCAAAGATTATTTCGAGTTCAGCGAACCCTTTACCACGCTGCCGAGCCACCGCATCCTTGCCTTGTTGCGCGGCGAATCCGAGGGGGTCTTACACCTCGATCTCGATGCAGGTGACGAGACCATCTACGAGCACGCAATAGCTACCCGCTTCGACCTAGACACGTCGAGCTCGCCCTGGCTTGCCGACGCCGTGCGCTGGGGGTGGCGCACCAAACTGTCGATTTCTTCTGGTCTCGATGTTCGCATGCGCCTGAAAGAACGCGCCGAAGAAGGAGCTTTGGACGTCTTCGCCCGCAATCTTAAAGACGTGCTGCTAGCGGCACCGGCCGGCCAACGCGCCACCATCGGGCTAGATCCGGGCTATCGCAACGGCGTCAAGTGCGCCGTCGTTGACGGCACCGGCAAGGTGCTCGACACCTTGATTGTTTATCCACATCAGCCCCAAAACCAGTGGTCGCAGGCGGTGCAGGCGCTTGCCACGGCGTGTGCTACCCACCATGTCGATCTCATGGCAATCGGTAACGGTACTGCCAGCCGCGAGACGGAGAAGCTTGCGCGTGAGGTCGCCGACCTCATCAAGCAGGCCGGTGGCACACGCCCGACGCCGGTGGTCGTGTCCGAGTCGGGCGCCTCCGTCTATTCCGCCAGCGAGCTCGCTGCGCGTGAGTTCCCAGATATGGATGTCTCCCTGCGAGGTGCAGTCTCTATCGCACGGCGTCTGCAAGACCCATTGGCCGAGTTGGTCAAGATCGATCCGAAGTCCATCGGCGTCGGCCAATATCAGCACGACGTGAATCAGACCAAATTGGCACGCACCTTGGACGCGGTGGTCGAAGACGCCGTCAACGCGGTCGGCGTCGACTTGAACACAGCCTCGGTGCCTTTGCTTACCAGGGTTGCAGGCATTACCCCGACCATCGCCGAAAACATCGTGGAATACCGAGACGAACACGGCAGCTTTGCCACCCGCAAACAGCTGCTGAAGGTCCCTCGTCTGGGACCTAAGGCCTTCGAACAGTGTGCGGGTTTTTTGCGCATCAACGGAGGCGATGATCCTCTCGATGCTTCTGCTGTGCATCCGGAGGCGTATTCAGTCGCTCGTCGCATCGCCACGCAGACAGGCAAGGACTTTAATTCGTTGATTGGAAACACAGCGGTCTTGAGTAAGCTGCAGCCCTCCGACTTCGCTGACGGCACCTTCGGCGTGCCGACCGTCAAGGACATCATCGGGGAACTTGAAAAGCCAGGTCGCGACCCACGCCCAGAATTTTCAACCGCAACTTTCAAAGACGGCGTCGAAAAGGTCTCCGATCTCAAACCCGGCATGATCCTCGAGGGTACGGTGACCAATGTCGCTGCCTTCGGCGCATTTGTCGATGTGGGAGTGCACCAGGATGGGCTCGTTCACGTCTCAGCGCTTTCCGACGGGTACGTCGCCGACCCCCACAGCGTCGTCCGATCCGGCCAGGTGGTCAAGGTCAAAGTGATGGATGTCGACGTCGAAAGGAAGCGTATTGGGCTTTCAATGCGCTTAGGCGACGAGCCCGGCGCGCCGTCGGCACGCAAGAATGTTGGAAACGGCCAGCAGCGAGGAAACAAGCAGCGCGGTGAGCACGGTGGCGGACAGACTGGCAACGGTCGGGCGCGCCGCACCAGCCGAGACAGTGTAGGCGGCAGTGGTTCGCTTGCCGACGCCCTCAAGAAAGCCGGTTTTGGGCGGTAA
- the thiO gene encoding glycine oxidase ThiO, translating into MVGLATAVDLAAHGHAVTLIDPHPASGATYHAGGMLAPAAEVVYRQDPLFPLMQAAARCHDELFDVVSTHSARPLGRRTEGTLVVAADKADAVHLAELADYQSAHGMGVEPVTVRQARKMEAALSPHIAGAVSLPGDTQVFPRMYAEALIDASCNLGTQFVAEAVSRVTDNVIELADGSTIAVGEHDHVVLSNGLGASTVTGWFGNGPHPLKLRPVYGDIVRVKVPRSLDPIITRVVRGFVEDRPVYVIPRVDGTIAIGATSREDEQPEASVGGVYQLLRDAIRLIPALEECALIEATCGARSGTPDDLPYLGYVSEKIIVSTGYFRHGILLSALGAQVTRQLIGNLPPTIDITACHPLRHATDCRL; encoded by the coding sequence ATGGTTGGGCTAGCCACCGCCGTCGATCTCGCCGCCCACGGACACGCCGTGACCCTTATCGACCCGCACCCCGCCAGTGGTGCCACTTATCACGCGGGCGGCATGCTTGCGCCTGCCGCGGAGGTCGTTTACCGGCAGGATCCGCTGTTTCCGCTCATGCAGGCAGCAGCTCGGTGCCACGATGAGCTTTTCGACGTCGTCAGCACCCATTCGGCACGACCGCTGGGGCGTCGTACGGAAGGCACGCTGGTCGTCGCCGCCGACAAGGCCGACGCCGTACACCTTGCAGAATTAGCCGACTATCAATCCGCCCACGGCATGGGCGTTGAACCGGTGACGGTGCGGCAAGCACGCAAGATGGAAGCAGCGCTTTCCCCCCACATCGCAGGGGCGGTCAGCCTGCCCGGAGACACTCAAGTATTCCCCCGGATGTATGCTGAAGCGCTCATCGATGCCTCCTGCAACCTTGGGACCCAATTTGTCGCCGAAGCCGTCTCCCGAGTGACCGACAACGTCATTGAGCTTGCCGACGGCTCCACCATCGCAGTTGGCGAGCACGATCACGTGGTGCTGTCCAACGGCCTCGGCGCATCGACAGTCACCGGTTGGTTTGGAAACGGCCCGCACCCGCTCAAGCTGCGCCCAGTGTACGGGGACATCGTGCGGGTCAAAGTGCCGAGATCACTCGACCCGATCATCACGCGAGTGGTGCGAGGATTTGTCGAGGACAGACCCGTCTACGTCATCCCGCGCGTCGACGGCACCATCGCCATCGGCGCGACGAGTCGCGAAGACGAGCAGCCCGAAGCCAGCGTCGGCGGGGTATATCAGCTGCTTCGCGACGCCATCCGCCTGATTCCAGCACTTGAAGAATGCGCTCTGATCGAGGCCACCTGTGGCGCGCGCTCCGGCACCCCCGACGATCTGCCCTACCTTGGCTACGTAAGCGAAAAGATCATTGTCTCCACTGGCTATTTCCGGCATGGAATTCTGCTATCAGCACTAGGCGCCCAGGTAACGCGCCAGCTCATTGGCAATCTACCCCCCACGATTGATATCACCGCCTGCCACCCGCTGCGGCACGCCACGGACTGCCGCCTGTAG
- a CDS encoding thiazole synthase — protein sequence MLTIADRTFHSHLIMGTGGATSQEMLERALVASGTELTTVSMRRHAAHTPASGETVFETLNRLGIAALPNTAGCRTARDAIITARLAREALDTTWVKVEVIADEHTLLPDTLELLDACERLVAEGFTVLAYTCDDPVVARHLENTGVAAVMPLGSPIGTGLGILNPHNIELICSKAQVPVILDAGIGTASDAALAMELGCDGVLLASAVNRCKNPETMAKAMAQAVEAGRLAANSGRIPRREHALASSPTEGTVSWSEKVL from the coding sequence ATGCTCACCATTGCCGACAGAACCTTCCACTCGCACCTCATCATGGGCACAGGTGGGGCGACAAGCCAAGAAATGCTCGAGCGCGCCCTTGTCGCCTCCGGAACCGAGCTGACAACCGTGTCCATGCGCAGACACGCAGCACACACCCCAGCCAGTGGTGAGACCGTTTTTGAGACGCTGAACCGCCTAGGCATTGCAGCACTACCCAACACTGCGGGCTGTCGAACCGCACGCGATGCCATCATCACTGCCCGCCTCGCCCGAGAAGCACTCGACACCACATGGGTGAAAGTTGAAGTCATCGCCGACGAACACACCCTCCTACCTGACACCCTTGAACTACTCGACGCCTGTGAGCGTCTTGTCGCCGAAGGATTTACCGTGCTCGCCTACACCTGTGACGATCCAGTTGTAGCCCGACACTTAGAAAACACAGGAGTTGCCGCCGTCATGCCACTGGGATCCCCCATCGGCACCGGACTAGGGATATTAAATCCCCACAACATCGAGCTGATCTGCTCGAAAGCTCAGGTACCCGTGATTCTTGACGCAGGAATCGGTACCGCATCCGATGCCGCGCTAGCTATGGAACTAGGCTGCGACGGCGTGCTCCTAGCCAGCGCGGTCAATCGCTGCAAGAACCCCGAAACAATGGCCAAAGCTATGGCACAAGCAGTAGAGGCCGGGCGACTAGCAGCCAACTCCGGGCGCATTCCACGCCGGGAGCACGCACTCGCTTCCTCTCCCACGGAAGGAACCGTTAGTTGGTCGGAGAAAGTTCTATGA